Genomic window (Flavobacteriales bacterium):
TGTTCATCATGTCGATCCATCCTAGGCCAGGACAGTTCCAGATCCCATGTTCACGTGTTGATAATTCCAGATCTCACCGCGTTCAAAATGGAGTTCGGGGCGATTTATTTTTGTTGCAAGCGCCCATAGTGAAACCACTCTCGGTGCAGATCAAAAAACTTCACCACAACACCGTCCTATCGTATGAAAACGATCACTACTCCCCTTGCCTGCCTGATCCTTTCCTCCCTTTCGGCACAGGTCACCATTCAATACTCCGACTTGAGCGCGTTCGGCGCAGCCACCGATATGCACCAGATGACGGCACCGGCCGCGCTCCCGACCCTCAGCGACGGCAGCAACCAGACCTGGGACCTCAGCGGCATCACGCTCCAGAACATCGGCACCTTGAATTTCAATACTGCGTTGGGCACACCGTACGCCAGCACCTATCCCAACGCGAATTGGGTATGGGCGCAAAATGTCACCGGGGTGGGCACCTCGTACACCTACCTCACCATTGCTGCAAGCGGCATTGACGTGGTGGCCCGGAACGTGCCTTTCTCCACGGTGAACTACTCCGACCCTTCCCGCGTAATGCAATTTCCGCTGGCATACGGCGGGGTCTTTTCCGACCCGTACGTGAACGATAACGGGAGCGGCACGGTGGTCTGGACCTATTCCGGGCACGGCACCGCGATAACCCCGTTGGGTACTTTTCCAGATGTGGCGAAGCTTGTGAGCAACGAGGGCGACCTGCTGCTTTGGAACACCGACCCGCTCTATCCCATCTTGATCGACGACGGGGACAACACGCTCTTCTTCGCCCAGAACAACGTGGGGATCGCCGAACAAGCTGATGCTTCGGTGCTCACATATCCCAATCCGTGCCACAACCGGATCACCTTGGCTGGCACTTCGCCCGGTAGCAAATGGATCATCTTGGACGACCAAGGACGCAACGTTGCCCAAGGAAGCCTTGTGGCAACGGGGACGGACACGCGGGTTGACGTGAGCGCGCTTGTCGCGGGGCACTATACGATCGTTTTGAACGACAACAGTCGTCCGCGGCATTCCGGCTTTATCAAGCAATAACAAGCGCACGGCCCTCGGCCCCGGCGGCGTTGGGGAATTCCGGGAAAACGGAGGAGCGTTCCGCCCCCCTTCCTCCTGAAAGAATGCCAACATCCTCCGGCCCATTCCGCTTTGGCCCGCATCTTTGCGGACCTGCCGCACACAACTGAAGAGGTGTCGGCCATTGCATGAGCGACATCATCCGTCTCCTCCCCGACCATGTGGCGAACCAGATCGCTGCGGGCGAGGTGGTGCAGCGCCCGGCCAGCGTGGTGAAGGAGCT
Coding sequences:
- a CDS encoding T9SS type A sorting domain-containing protein gives rise to the protein MKTITTPLACLILSSLSAQVTIQYSDLSAFGAATDMHQMTAPAALPTLSDGSNQTWDLSGITLQNIGTLNFNTALGTPYASTYPNANWVWAQNVTGVGTSYTYLTIAASGIDVVARNVPFSTVNYSDPSRVMQFPLAYGGVFSDPYVNDNGSGTVVWTYSGHGTAITPLGTFPDVAKLVSNEGDLLLWNTDPLYPILIDDGDNTLFFAQNNVGIAEQADASVLTYPNPCHNRITLAGTSPGSKWIILDDQGRNVAQGSLVATGTDTRVDVSALVAGHYTIVLNDNSRPRHSGFIKQ